One genomic segment of Panicum virgatum strain AP13 chromosome 2N, P.virgatum_v5, whole genome shotgun sequence includes these proteins:
- the LOC120662984 gene encoding uncharacterized protein LOC120662984 isoform X4 yields the protein MCLRWKQNEGGSAAVRWTGAERTGSSSLTWCWRTSCSCCHTPMSTTSPKIDLHADVLTVVKSGDNMAALYESLAADGVLEMDAALLAKMCARIDEIRKFNENETFCSSGV from the exons ATGTGCTTGCGCTGGAAGCAGAACGAGGGCGGCTCAGCGGCGGTGAGATGGACGGGGGCGGAGAGGACAGGAAGCAGCAGCCTCACCTGGTGCTGGCGCACAAGCTGTTCCTGCTGTCACACCCCGATGTCGACAACCTCGCCAAAGATCGACCTCCACGCCGACGTTCTCACGGTAGTCAAATCCGGCGATA ACATGGCGGCGCTATACGAGTCGTTGGCGGCCGACGGCGTGCTGGAGATGGACGCGGCGCTGCTGGCCAAGATGTGTGCCAGGATTGACGAGATCCGGAAGTTCAACGAGAA TGAAACATTTTGTTCCAGTGGAGTGTAG
- the LOC120662984 gene encoding 26S proteasome non-ATPase regulatory subunit 6-like isoform X1 has product MDGGGEDRKQQPHLVLAHKLFLLSHPDVDNLAKDRPPRRRSHDMAALYESLAADGVLEMDAALLAKMCARIDEIRKFNEKNCIPVLVFVYDLFDSILFIWCSFCML; this is encoded by the exons ATGGACGGGGGCGGAGAGGACAGGAAGCAGCAGCCTCACCTGGTGCTGGCGCACAAGCTGTTCCTGCTGTCACACCCCGATGTCGACAACCTCGCCAAAGATCGACCTCCACGCCGACGTTCTCACG ACATGGCGGCGCTATACGAGTCGTTGGCGGCCGACGGCGTGCTGGAGATGGACGCGGCGCTGCTGGCCAAGATGTGTGCCAGGATTGACGAGATCCGGAAGTTCAACGAGAA AAACTGTATACCTGTTCTTGTGTTTGTTTATGATTTGTTTGATTCGATTTTGTTCATTTGGTGCTCTTTCTGTATGTTATGA
- the LOC120662984 gene encoding uncharacterized protein LOC120662984 isoform X3, producing the protein MCLRWKQNEGGSAAVRWTGAERTGSSSLTWCWRTSCSCCHTPMSTTSPKIDLHADVLTVVKSGDNMAALYESLAADGVLEMDAALLAKMCARIDEIRKFNEKNCIPVLVFVYDLFDSILFIWCSFCML; encoded by the exons ATGTGCTTGCGCTGGAAGCAGAACGAGGGCGGCTCAGCGGCGGTGAGATGGACGGGGGCGGAGAGGACAGGAAGCAGCAGCCTCACCTGGTGCTGGCGCACAAGCTGTTCCTGCTGTCACACCCCGATGTCGACAACCTCGCCAAAGATCGACCTCCACGCCGACGTTCTCACGGTAGTCAAATCCGGCGATA ACATGGCGGCGCTATACGAGTCGTTGGCGGCCGACGGCGTGCTGGAGATGGACGCGGCGCTGCTGGCCAAGATGTGTGCCAGGATTGACGAGATCCGGAAGTTCAACGAGAA AAACTGTATACCTGTTCTTGTGTTTGTTTATGATTTGTTTGATTCGATTTTGTTCATTTGGTGCTCTTTCTGTATGTTATGA
- the LOC120662984 gene encoding 26S proteasome non-ATPase regulatory subunit 6-like isoform X2, producing MDGGGEDRKQQPHLVLAHKLFLLSHPDVDNLAKDRPPRRRSHDMAALYESLAADGVLEMDAALLAKMCARIDEIRKFNENETFCSSGV from the exons ATGGACGGGGGCGGAGAGGACAGGAAGCAGCAGCCTCACCTGGTGCTGGCGCACAAGCTGTTCCTGCTGTCACACCCCGATGTCGACAACCTCGCCAAAGATCGACCTCCACGCCGACGTTCTCACG ACATGGCGGCGCTATACGAGTCGTTGGCGGCCGACGGCGTGCTGGAGATGGACGCGGCGCTGCTGGCCAAGATGTGTGCCAGGATTGACGAGATCCGGAAGTTCAACGAGAA TGAAACATTTTGTTCCAGTGGAGTGTAG
- the LOC120662989 gene encoding protein FAM98B-like: MSPTKTGVAVAALLALLALSAPLASSAAGYGRPNPGGGPWFGGGGGIPWFGGGGGAGPGAAGFFGAWGEGGLGYRRGAVVPPSMVCAEQGPCRGKRLTCPARCFRSFSYKGTNGGGGGGGGGCSFDCTSRCVATC, encoded by the coding sequence ATGTCCCCGACCAAGACCGGCGTCGCGGTCGCCGCGCTCCTCGCCCTCCTGGCGCTGTCGGCGCCCCTGGCCTCGTCGGCCGCCGGCTACGGCCGCCCcaaccccggcggcggcccgtggttcggcggcggcggcgggatcccgtggttcggcggcggcggaggcgcggggccgggcgccgccggctTCTTCGGCGCGTGGGGCGAGGGCGGGCTCGGgtaccggcgcggcgcggtggtgcCGCCCTCCATGGTGTGCGCGGAGCAGGGGCCCTGCCGCGGGAAGCGCCTCACCTGCCCGGCGCGCTGCTTCAGGTCCTTCAGCTACAAGGGcaccaacggcggcggcggcggcggcggcggcggctgcagcttcGACTGCACCAGCCGCTGCGTCGCCACCTgctga
- the LOC120662991 gene encoding phytosulfokines 4-like: MARAAAAAKNVMVLAAALAVLLLAAASASVASAGRADPTTAPGGGASSLDQGSTAAGERGCEGANDEDECMMRRTLAAHTDYIYTQEHHN; this comes from the exons atggcgagggcggcggcggcggcgaagaacGTGATggtgctcgcggcggcgctcgcggtcCTCCTCCTGGCCGCGGCGTCGGCTTCCGTGGCCAGCGCCGGCCGGGCCGACCCGACgacggcgcccggcggcggcgcctcttcTCTTGACCAG ggatcgacggcggcgggggagcgcgGGTGCGAGGGGGCCAACGACGAGGACGAGTGCATGATGAGGCGCACGCTCGCGGCCCACACCGACTACATCTACACCCAGGAGCATCACAACTAG